Part of the Kordiimonas pumila genome is shown below.
ACAATCTATGAATACTCGGTCCACTTGAATGGAAAACGCTAAAGACAGAGAGCATAAAGCCTGCCAATAAAAAGGAAAATACAGCTCCTAACTTCTTCTTGTTTAACTGTATTACCATCCCTGCCTTTTCCATTATTTAGTGCGCCACATCAACCCTGAGTATGCCTGCACCACAATTGCAATGTGAGACTATCCCAAAAATTATCAAACACATATTCCGTTCCAAATCCAGTTGCTGATTAAGAGGACATAATACTGAATTATGGCGCGCCCCTTCGTGGCTTTCACCAGCCGGTTCTCGACATCATAAGCATATGTCCACTCCCTCGCCTGATATAAGGTTGCCCTAAAATTCAGGACGGGAATTAAAAAACCTTTTGGCAAAATACCACACTTTACAAAACCTTAGTATCCAAGGTTTGGCCTGAGCCAGCGTTCTGCCTGCTCCACGTCTACACCACGCCGTTTGGCATAGCTTGCTACCTGATCCTTGCCTATCTTGCCAATACCAAAATAATGACTTTCCGGATGGCCAAAATAATACCCGGAAACCGCTGCTGTTGGCAGCATGGCAAAGCTTTCAGTTAGTTCAATGCCGGTTTGCGCTTCTGCACCCAACAGGCGGAAAAGCTCTGGCTTTTCAGAATGGTCTGGGCACGCAGGATAGCCCGGCGCCGGACGAATACCTTTGTATCGCTCCTTTATCAGGTCCTCATTCGAAAGGTTTTCATCCGCCGCATAACCCCAAAATTCCGTACGTACCCGCTGGTGCATACGCTCGGCAAACGCTTCGGCCAACCTGTCGGCAAGTGCCTTCAGCATAATTTCATTATAATCATCGTGCGCAGCCTTAAAGCGCGCGACATGTTCATCTATACCGTGCCCTGTCGTTACTGCAAAGCCACCAACCCAATCAGGCTTGGTGCCTTTTGGGGCCACAAAATCAGCTAGGCAATCATTTGTGCGGCCTTCACGCTTTGTTATTTGCTGCCTAAGGCAGTGAATGCGGGAAAGTTCTTCTTCTCTATTATCCCCTGTATAGAGAATGACATCATCGCCGTCAGCGTTTGCAGGCCAAAAGCCGATAACCCCTTTTGCTGTTAGCCATTTTTCATCCACAATCTGTTTTAGCATTGCTTTAGCATCAGCAAATAGGCTGGTTGCGCTTTCACCAACCACCTTATCTGTAAGGATCGCGGGGTAATTGCCTGCCAGTTCCCATGTGCGGAAAAACGGTGTCCAGTCAATACGGTCCACCAGCTCCGCGAGCGGATAATCATCAAACACCTTGGTGCCCGTAAAGGATGGGCGAACCGGCGTAAAGCCAGTAAAGTCAGCGCTTGCTTTATTTTCCTTTGCCTGAGCATACGCTATGAGCCGATCTGCTTTTGGGTTTGCCAACCGTTTGGCAACAATATCGGCATATTCAGCTTGGGTTTTGGCAACAAAAGCCGCTTTCAGATCATCAGACACCAGCGTGCTAGCCACCCCCACAGCGCGGGATGCATCAAGCACATGGGTAACGCCGCTTGCATATTCAGGGGCAATTTTAACAGCGGTGTGAACCCGGCTAGTGGTGGCACCGCCAATAAGCAGCGGCACCGTAAAGCCTGCACGCTGCATTTCGGCCGCAACTGTCACCATTTCATCAAGCGACGGTGTAATCAGCCCGGAAAGGCCGATCATATCGGCGTCATTATCCTTTGCCGCCTTCAGGATGTTGGGCCACGGCACCATTACGCCCAGATCAATCACCTCAAAATTATTACACTGCAACACAACCCCGACGATATTTTTGCCAATATCGTGCACGTCGCCCTTTACGGTCGCCATCACAATTTTGCCTTTGGCTTTTGCGCCCTCTTCTTTTTCGGCCTCAATATAGGGTTGCAGGTAATTTACCGCTTGTTTCATGACGCGCGCTGATTTCACCACCTGCGGCAAGAACATCTCACCCGCACCGAACAGGTCCCCCACCACATTCATGCCATCCATTAAGGGGCCTTCAATAACCTGAATCGGCTTTTCAAATAATTGCCGGGCAGCTTCCGCGTCTTCTGTAATATAGTCGGCAATGCCTTTCACAAGGGCATGTTCAATACGCTTTGCAACAGGCAGTTCGCGCCACGAGAGGTCTTCCACCTTGGCTTTAGCACCATGACCTTTAAATTCATCGGCAATTTCAAGCAGGCGTTCTGTGGCATCGTCTCTGCGATTTAGAATAACATCCTCTACCCGCTCTTTCAGGTTTGGCGGAATATCAGAATAAACTGTAAGTTGGCCAGCATTTACAATGCCCATATCCATGCCAGCCCGAATGGCATGGTATAGAAAAACACTGTGCATAGCCTCGCGTACAGGGTTATTACCCCTAAACGAGAAAGACACGTTTGAAACGCCACCAGAGATTTTAACATAAGGCAAATGGGTTTTAATCAGGCGCGTTGCCTCGATAAAATCAACACCGTAATTATTATGTTCCTCAATCCCGGTTGCGACCGCAAAAATATTGGGATCAAAAATTATATCTTCCGGCGGGAAACCAACTTCGTTCACCAAAATATCGTATGACCGTTTGCAAATATCAAACTTGCGGTCAATGCTGTCGGCCTGCCCTTGTTCGTCGAATGCCATCACAACAACAGCAGCACCGTACCGCATGATGCGCCGGGCCTGCTCTTTAAACGGCTCGGCTCCTTCTTTCATGCTGATAGAATTTACAATAGCCTTGCCTTGAACGCACTTTAGGCCCGCTTCAATTACGGCCCATTTTGAACTGTCGATCATGACCGGAACGCGGGCAATGTCAGGCTCTGCCGCAATCAGCTTCAGAAAACGCTCCATAGCATCAACAGCATCAAGCATGGCATCGTCCATGTTGATATCAATGATCTGGGCTCCGCCCTCAACCTGTTGGCGCGCAACACTTACGGCTTCATCATATTTTTCATCTAAGATAAGTTTTTTAAAAACCGCCGAGCCTGCAACATTGGTGCGCTCGCCTACGTTTATAAACTGTGCTATCGGCTTACTCATGAACTTTTCCTGGTCGGTGTAATGCTTGCTATCTGAACCGGATCAATACCAGAGAGACGCATGATTGTTTCCACGCGGGGAATTGCCCTTGGTTTCATACCCTCTACAGCACGTGCAATAGCTGCAATATGTTCTGGCGTCGTGCCGCAGCACCCCCCCACTAGGTTGAGAAGCCCGTCTTTGGCCCACTGGCCTAGCATGCTGCCTGTTTGCTCTGGCGTTTCATCGTATTCGCCCATTTCATTTGGCAGGCCAGCATTGGGGTACACACATACATTAGTATCGGCAATATGGGCAATTGTAACCGCGTGTGGGCGCAGATGCTCTGCCCCAAAAGCGCAGTTCAGGCCCACTGAAAATGGCACAGCGTGCCGCACACTGTGCCAAAAGGCTTCTACCGTTTGCCCCGAAAGGTTACGGCCAGACATATCAGTTACCGTGCAGGATAGCATAATCGGCAGTTTTATGCCCTTTTCTTCAAATACTTCCTGTGTTGCAAAAATTGCAGCTTTTGCATTCAGGGTATCAAAAACAGTTTCAATAAGAATAATATCGACGCCGCCCTCAACCAAACCTTCAACCTGTTCTTTGTAGGCTGCGACTACCTGATCAAAAGAAACAGACCTGTAGCCGGGGTTGTTCACATCTGGCGAAACCGAAAGTGACTGGTTCATTGGCCCAATAGAACCAGCTACAAAACGTGGCTTTTCTGGTGTCTTTAACGTCCATTCATCGGCAACACGGCGCGCGAGAGCAGCCCCAGCAACATTAAGCTCACGAGCAAATTCCTGCATACCATAATCTGCCATAGAGATGCGCGTAGCATTAAAGGTATCGGTTTCAATAATGTCTGCCCCAGCCGCCAGAAACTCACCGTGAATAGCCGCAATAACATCTGGCTTTGTCAGAACCAGCAAATCATTATTACCCTTCACATCAGAGGGCCAGTCGGCAAAACGCTCACCGCGGTAATCAGCTTCTTGCAGCTTATAACGCTGGATCATCGTGCCCATAGCGCCGTCTATTATCAGGATACGCTCACGGCATAATTGCTCTAGCTGTTTTGTTTTATCAGTCATTATAACGCACTTTCTGCGGCTGTACCGCGAATGCCAAGCATATGGCATATGGCGTATGTAAGCTCAGCCCTGTTCAGGGTATAAAAATGAAAATCCCGTACACCACCAATATAAAGGCGGCGGCACATTTCTGCAGCAATTGAGGCCGCTACAAGCGTGCGTGTTTGCGGCCTGTCGTCAAGCCCTTCAAACATATCGCCGAGCCACTGCGGTATTGACGAACCACAAGCCCCCGCGAACCCCTTGAGGGATGCAAAATTAGTGACAGGCAAAATTCCGGGCACGATCGGCACATTTATGCCATAAGACTGGCAGTGATCCAAAAACCTGAAATAGCTATCCGCTTCAAAAAAGAACTGGGTTATCGCACGGGTCGCACCCGCATCAATTTTACGTTTCAGGTTATCTAGGTCTGCAGCAAGCGATGGGCTGTCTGGATGAATTTCAGGATATGCTGCCACCGAAATATCAAAATCGCCAATTGACCGAATACCAGAAACCAGCTCTGCAGCATTTGCATAACCATCAGGGTGCGGCTGGTAGTGGCTCGCCCCTTCAGGTGGATCACCGCGCAGAGCTACTATACTGCGAACGCCAGCATCCCAGTAATCCTGTATTACAGCATTTACTTCCGCCTTTTGTCGCACTCACACATGTTAGGTGTGCTGCTGGCTTCATGGATGTTTCATCCAAAATACGCTTTACCGTATTATGGGTGCGTTCTCGCGTACCGCCGCCAGCACCGTATGTAACCGATACAAAAGACGGATTCAGCTCTTCCAGCGTTTTAATAGAGGACCAAAGTGTTTCTTCCATCTTTTCCGTCTTTGGCGGAAAAAACTCAAAAGAAACATTCACATCCTTTACTGGTTCAGCAAACAGAGACTTTGCCCTGCCATATGGATCATTAAAATGGGCCACTGCCCTACTCCTTACCAACACGCTTTGTAAAACACCAAAGCGTAACTTGTAATTTACCACCGTCTAAATGCTTAATTTCTCGGAGCTGCAAACCTGCGCTTTTTGCAAGGCCCACAATTTCCTCATCGGCAAACCCAAGGCGTCTGTGCGCATGCTCAATACGTAAAAACTCTTCTTCATGGGGTGCAAAATCAGCAATCAGAATACAGCCATCAGATGACAAAGCCCTAGAAGCCTCCTTGATCGCCGCTAATGGATCGAGCGCAAAATGCAGCACTTGATGAAAAACGATCAAATCCTGACTGTTGTCTTCTACGCCGAGACTATACATATCTCCTTGGCGCACCTGTGCGTTAGCCAGACCTTTTTCAACCATATTGGCACGCGCCACCGCAAGCATTTCCCGTGACAGGTCAATCCCTGTAGCATGGGTAACATAGGGACAAAAAACATCAAGCATACGGCCTGTACCCGTGCCGATATCCAGCATCCGGTTAATGTTTTTACGACCCTGCATAGCAAGAAGGGCTTCTTCAACCTGACTTTCCGATATATAAAGCGAGCGTATTTCATCCCAGCTTTCTGCATTTTTGCGAAAATACTCCTGTGCCCAGGCAACACGTTCAGCGCGAATTGTATCAAGCGCGACCATATCAGCCTTAAAGCCTGCATCATCAGCAGGCACCAGCGACAGAACACAGTTCATCAACTCTTGCGACAAACCAGCTTCAGAAAGCCGATAGAAAACAAGCGTACCTTCCTGCACACGTTCCAGCAAATGCGCTTCGCCCATTAATTTAAGATGGCGCGAAACTCTAGGCTGACTCTGATCAAGGATTTGAACAATTTCGCCAACAGTTAATTCACCCTTCGCAAGCAAGGCCACAATACGCAAACGTGTTGTTTCCGCTATTGCCCTTAAAGCTAAAAGTAACTGTTCCATACATAGGCCCTTATGATTCACAAGATCATAATATAAACTTTTCTTTATATAAGTAAAGTTTTATTTTAAATAATAACATTCAGGAATTTTCGAATGAGACAAAAGCCGCTAATATGTTAAAGCATTATGACAAGAAACTATGCTTATTGCAGGCAATAGCCTGTCATAGCCGACAGCTCAGAGACTGAGGATTATATGAAAAACACATTTATTACAAAAACTTTTATACTGGCAGCATGTCTGCTGCTTGGGGCATGCGCATCAACACGCCAGCAGTCCGATATTCAGGCCAATGACCCGTTAGAGCCTATGAACCGAGCAACATATGCTTTCAATAAAGCGATAGATCAAAATCTATACCAGCCTATCACTGATATATACCAAGCTGTTTTACCTGAAACACCAAGACAAGGTGTGAGCAACGCCATGAGAAACCTGCGGGAACCTTGGGTGTTTATTAATGACATTCTGCAGCTAAAATTCAAGCGTGCGGGTCAAACACTCTCTCGTTTCGTTATTAACAGTACACTTGGCATTGGCGGTTTATTTAAAGTATCCGATGATATGGGCATCAAATATCATAGTGAAGATTTTGGCCAAACACTTGCTGTTTGGGGTGTGGGTGATGGTCCGTATTTAATCATTCCCTTTGTCGGCCCATCAAGCGGCCGTGATTTTGCGGGCTTTACAGCATCGTTCTTTGGCGATCCTGTAACACTGGTGATTGCAGACATGGACGAAAAGGGCTTGAACCTGACCAGAACCGGGGTCGATGCTCTTGATGCGAGATCGCGCCTAAACAGAACTATTCAGGATACATACCGGGACCCTGACGGTTATGTGCTGATGCGTTCGGCTTTCCGGCAAAACCGCCGCTACGAGATCTATGACGGCAACGCCCCGAATAGTGAAGCCGATGATATCTTTGATGAGCTTGAAACCGACGA
Proteins encoded:
- a CDS encoding ArsR/SmtB family transcription factor; amino-acid sequence: MEQLLLALRAIAETTRLRIVALLAKGELTVGEIVQILDQSQPRVSRHLKLMGEAHLLERVQEGTLVFYRLSEAGLSQELMNCVLSLVPADDAGFKADMVALDTIRAERVAWAQEYFRKNAESWDEIRSLYISESQVEEALLAMQGRKNINRMLDIGTGTGRMLDVFCPYVTHATGIDLSREMLAVARANMVEKGLANAQVRQGDMYSLGVEDNSQDLIVFHQVLHFALDPLAAIKEASRALSSDGCILIADFAPHEEEFLRIEHAHRRLGFADEEIVGLAKSAGLQLREIKHLDGGKLQVTLWCFTKRVGKE
- a CDS encoding MlaA family lipoprotein, whose product is MKNTFITKTFILAACLLLGACASTRQQSDIQANDPLEPMNRATYAFNKAIDQNLYQPITDIYQAVLPETPRQGVSNAMRNLREPWVFINDILQLKFKRAGQTLSRFVINSTLGIGGLFKVSDDMGIKYHSEDFGQTLAVWGVGDGPYLIIPFVGPSSGRDFAGFTASFFGDPVTLVIADMDEKGLNLTRTGVDALDARSRLNRTIQDTYRDPDGYVLMRSAFRQNRRYEIYDGNAPNSEADDIFDELETDEQFGEQE